The DNA window AAAAATGCTTCCGCTTTTCCTTGGCGACTTGGCGCCTCGGCGCGAGCCCCAAAAGCGCATGGGGTACCCGCTCAGAGCCGCGCCACCGCGCCCTTCATGACCCCTTCGTAAGCACGCACCTCGATCTCCGCGCCAGGGCGCAGTTCGGCCACGCGCCGCGCAATGTGCTCGGCGATGCGCTCCACGGTGCTGTCGGCGTCCAGCAGATCGCTGCGGGTTTCCGGCATCGCCAGTTCGAAGCGACCTTCGGCCGAGTCATATCCGTAGCGGATGCGGCCGTTGCCGCGCGCGATGATGTCCTCGCGGCTGCCGAGATAGATGTCGGTCCAGCGCATCGCCCATTCCGTTTCGAGTTCACTGTCGCGCTCGCCGTTCACGCGGATGTGCAGGCGCGAGCGGTGTCCATGTGCAATCCGCTGGCACAGGCCGTTGTGTTTCTTCAGGCCGTGCACGTAGTGATAGAAGATGCCGTCGATGTCCTCATGGTGCAGCCGCAGGTCGATCGCATCGACGCTGGGCGGAACGATTCCGAGGAAGCTCGGCGCCAGGAAGGTGCCGATCGCGACGGGGTCGATCTCCGCGGTGTCGAGCAGGCTCACCGCCGCCGGCGGCGACACATGTTCGATCGCGCCGAGGTCCGACTTGAAGATCAGTTGCGTGCGCTCGATCGTCTCGTCGAATTGCAATTCGGGCGCGAGACGGGGAACCAGCAGGGTGTGATCGACGCTGGAATCGATGGCGCGCTTGAGGCGTCGCTTGACCTCGCCGAAGTCGAGCACCATGGACTGGTCATCCAGCTCGCCGTGCAGTTCCACGTCCACGATCCAGCTTTCGCCGACCAGGCCGCGCGCGGCATCAAGAATTGCGCTGTCGATGACAGTCAGGTGTTCGACGAAAAGGCTGGTCACAAGGATTCAAGGGCCGGACGAACAGGCATTCTACAGCCTGTCGACGCGGGCATCCTGTAAACTGCAGGGCTCTTTTCGCCCCGTCCGGCGCCGCACGCACAACCTCTTCGAAATGTCCATCGTCACTCGCTTCGCCCCCAGCCCGACCGGATTTCTCCATATCGGCGGTGCCCGCACCGCGCTGTTCTCCTACCTGTATGCCAGGCGCCGTGGCGGCAGGTTTCTGCTGCGCATCGAGGATACCGACCGCGAGCGCTCGACCCAGTCGGCGGTGGACGCGATCTTCGAGGGCATGGCCTGGCTGGGCCTGAAGTCCGACTTCGAGATCGTCTACCAGACGCAGCGCTTCGATCGGTATCGCGAGGTGATTGCGCAGATGCTCGAAGCCGGGACGGCCTATCACTGCTATGCCTCGAAAGAAGAGCTGGACGCCCTGCGCGCGCAGCAGCAGGCCAACAGGGAAAAGCCGCGCTATGACGGCCGCTGGCGTCCCGAGCCCGGCAAGACCTTGCCGGCGCCGCCGGACGGCGTGAAGCCGGTGGTGCGCTTCCGCAACCCGGTCGATGGCGATGTGGTGATCGACGATCTCATCAAGGGCCGGATCACGGTGGCCAACCGCGAGCTGGACGATCTCATCATCGCCCGCGCCGACGGCACGCCCACGTATAACTTCTGCGTGGTGGTGGACGATCTGGACATGGGGATCAGCCATGTCATTCGCGGTGACGATCACGTCAACAACACGCCGCGCCAGATGAACATCTTCCGCGCGCTCGGCGCCGAGCCGCCGGCCTACGCGCATGTGTCGATGATACTCGGCGGCGACGGTGCCAAGCTGTCCAAGCGTCATGGCGCGCTCGGCGTGATGGAGTATCGCGCCATGGGATTCCTGCCGGAGGCGATGCTCAATTATCTGGTGCGCCTCGGCTGGAGTCATGGCGACCAGGAGCTGTTCACGCGCGAGGAAATGGAGCGGTACTTCGACTTCGACCACGTCTCGTCCGCGCCGGCGCGATTCGACATGGAGAAGGCCTACTGGGTCAACCACCAGTATCTGAAGACCGCCGATCTGGCGGTGGTGGAACCCGAATTCGACTGGCATCTGCGCCGGATGAATCTGGATCCGGCGGCCGGTCCGGCACTGTCCGAGGTGATTCTGGCGCAGCGCGAGCGCTGCCGCACGCTGCTGGAAATGGCCGAGAAATCCGCCTTTCTGTATTCGGAGATCGAGTCCTACAACGAAAAGGATGCTTCCAAGCATCTGACGATCGCCGCCGCCGACATCCTCAAGGCGCTGATCGAGCGGCTCGGCGCGCTACCGGTCTGGGACGCCGAAGCCATCCACGGCGCCGTTCATGGCGTGGCCGAAATGCACGGCGTCGGCCTCGGCAAGGTGGCGCAGCCGATCCGTGTCGCCGTGGCCGGCATGGCGGTGTCGCCGCCGATCGACGAAACCCTGCGTCTGCTGGGGCGCGATCGAACAATCATGCGCCTCGGCGCCGCACTGAATCACATCGGTTTGAGAGCATAAGCAACCGCGCGCCTTTCCCCCTCGGAGGAAGGCGTCCAAAGCGACACAAGAAGACATGTCTATCGAAATCAGTTTTCCGGACGGCAACAAGAAGTCGTTCGATATGCCCGTGACCGGGCTCGAAATCGCCCAGGGCATCAGCCCCGGACTCGCCAAGAAGGCGATCATCGTCAAGGTGGACGGTGCGCAGCGGGACCTGACGCGGCCGATCGAAAAGAGCGCCGCGATCGAGATCGTGACCCGCGATCAGCCCGAAGCGCTGGAAGTGTTGCGCCACGACGCCGCGCACGTGCTGGCGCAGGCGGTTCAGGAACTTTTCCCGGGCACGCAGATCACCTTCGGCCCGTCCACCGAAGTGGGCTTCTATTACGACTTCGCGCGTGACGAACCCTTCACCGAAGCCGATCTCGAAACCATCGAAAAGCGTATGCGCGAGATCGTGCAGCGCGACCTGCCGATCGCACGCGAAGTCTGGAATCGCGACGAGGCGATCGCCTATTTCCAGAAGATCGGCGAAAAGTACAAGGCCGAGTGGATTCGCGAAGGCATCTCGCCGGATGAAGAACTCAGTATTTATCGTCAGGGCGGCGACTGGCTGGACATGTGCATGGGGCCGCATCTGCCATCCACCGGGCGGCTCGGCAGCGCCTTCAAGCTGACCAAGGTGTCCGGCGCCTATTGGCGCGGCGATGCCAACAATGCGCAGCTGCAGCGCATCTACGGCGTGGCCTTCGCCAACGACAAGGATCTCAAGGCCTACCTGCACATGATGGAGGAGGCGGAGAAGCGCGATCACCGCCGCCTCGGCAAGCAACTCGACCTGTTCCACATCCAGGAAGAGGCCGTGGGCCAGGTATTCTGGCACCCCAAGGGCTATTCGATCTACCGTTCGCTCGAGGCCTACATCCGCCGCAAGATCGGCGCGAAGGGCTATGTCGAGGTCAAGACGCCGCTGCTGCTGGACCGCAAGCTGTGGGAGCGATCGGGCCACTGGGAGAAATACCACGAGAACATGTTCATCGCCGAGGTCGAGGAAAGCGAAAACCATCACAGCTCGCTCGCGCTCAAGCCGATGAACTGTCCGGGTCATGTGCAGATCTTCAACCAGGGCATCACCTCGTATCGCGACCTGCCGCTGCGCATGGCCGAATTCGGTTCCTGCCACCGCTACGAGCCGTCCGGCGCCCTGCATGGCCTGATGCGCGTGCGCGGTTTCACCCAGGACGATGCGCATATCTTCTGCACGCCCGAGCAGATGCCGGTGGAAGCGGCCAACGCCGGCCGCCTGATCTTCGAGGTCTATCGCGAACTGGGTTTCGACAAGGTTGACGTGAAGCTCTCGACCCGGCCCGAGCAACGTATCGGCGCCGACGCAGTCTGGGACCGCGCGGAAGCGGAACTGGTCAAGGCCTGCGAGATGATGGGCGTGGACTACACGCTGCAACCGGGCGAGGGCGCGTTCTATGGCCCGAAGCTCGAGTTCACCCTGCACGACGCCATCGGCCGCGCCTGGCAATGCGGCACCGTACAGGTGGATTTCAATCTGCCGGAGCGCTTCGAGGCGGAATACGTGGCCGAGGACGGTTCGCGTCAGCGGCCCGCGATGCTGCACCGCGCCGTGCTCGGTTCGATGGAACGCTTCATCGGCATTCTGATCGAGCAGTACGCAGGCACCTTCCCTCTGTGGATCGCGCCGGTGCAGGCCGTGGTCGCGACCATCGTCTCGGATGCCGACGATTATGCGGCCACTGTCCAGGCCGCTTTTGCCAAGGCGGGCCTGCGCAGCGAACTCGATCTGCGCAACGAGAAAATCAACTACAAGGTGCGCGAGCACTCCGTCGGCAGAATCCCGGTGATCGCCGTGATCGGCCGCAAGGAAGCCGAGGATGGCACCGTGGCCTTGCGCCGTCTGGGCACGCAGCATCAGAAGACCTTGCCGCTGGACGAGGCGATCGCCCTGCTGACGGCCGAAGCCCTACCACCTGATCTGCGCCCCGGATGATTCCGGGTACACGGAGCCTCATGGAATGCTGATCATCACCGCACAACTGGTTGCGGGTCTGGTGTTGCTGGTGTTCGGAGCCGAATGGCTGGTGCGCGGCGCCGCACGTCTGGCCAGCAGTTTCGGCGTTGCGCCGTTGATCGTCGGCCTCACCGTGGTGGCCTTCGGCACCAGCGCGCCGGAGCTGGCGGTTTCGGTGCAGGCGGCGTATTCCGGTAGCGCCGACATCGCGCTCGGCAATGTCGTGGGCAGCAATATCTGCAACGTCCTGCTGATCCTGGGCCTTGCCGCGATCGTGGCGCCGCTGGTGGTACACCGTCAGCTGGTAATCCTCGATGTGCCGCTGATGATCGGAATTTCGGTGCTGGTGCTCGTGCTGGGGCTCGACGGGCGGATCGGGCGCGGCGACGGTGTGCTGCTGTTCGTCGGGCTGATCGGCTATGTCAGTTTTTTGCTGATCAAGTCGCGTCGCTCCGGCGGTGAGGTCCCTGAGGAGCTGAAGGACGCGATCGGCGAGGAGGGCGCCAAACCTGCACCGGTATGGAAGGATCTGCTGCTGATCGTGCTGGGTTTGGCCGCCCTGGTCGGCGGATCGAATCTGTTCGTGAGCGGGGCGGTCACGATCGCGACGCTGCTGGGCTGGTCGGAACTGGTGATCGGCCTCACCGTGATCGCGGTCGGTACCTCGCTGCCCGAGATCGCCACCTCGGTGATGGCCGTGATTCGTGGCCAGCGCGACATTGCGGTCGGCAATGCCGTGGGCAGCAACATCTTCAATCTGCTGTCGGTGCTGGGTATCGCCTCGATCGTTGCGCCGGATGGCATCAGCGTGCCGGCGGACGCGATCAATTTCGATCTGCCGGTAATGATCGCAGTGGCCGTGGCCTGTCTGCCCATCTTCTTTTCGGGGCATCGCATCGACCGCTGGGAGGGCGGATTGTTTTTCGCCTACTACGTGATCTATACCGCCTACCTGATTCTGCGCTCGACCCAGCATGAATTGCTGGGAGCGTTCAGCACCACTTTGGCCTGGCTCGTTCTGCCGCTGACCGCCGTCACCTTGCTGGCGATCGGCCTTAACGCCTGGCGCGTGCAACGGCGATGAGCGCACCGCCGACGCCCCCGCGCGCGCGCCGGACAGTTCACGAGCATCAAGACGCCCACGGCACGCGCGCGGATCCCTACCACTGGCTGCGCGACGACACGCGCCAGGATGCCGAGATGCTGGCGCATCTGCGCGCCGAGAATGCGTACTGCGACGCGGTACTGGCTCCGCACGCGGTGCTGGAGCAGGCGATCTACGACGAGATCGTGGCGCGTCTCAAACCGGACGACAGCTCCGTGCCGGTGTTCGACAACGGCTACTGGTACACGGCCCGCTACGCGCCCGATCAGCAGTACGTGATCCACCTTCGCCAGGCCGGCAGCCTGGACGCGGCCGAAGAAATCCTGATCGACGGCAACCGCATGGCACAGGGCAGTGACTACTTCGAACTGGGCCACTACGAGATCAGCCCGGACAATCGCTGGATGGCCTATGCCATCGACCGGGTCGGCCGCCGCGAGTATGAAATCCGCATTCGCGATCTGCACAGCGGTGAAGACCTGCCGGATCGAATCGTCCGCGCCGAGGCCGACCTGGCCTGGGCCAACGACAGTCAAACCGTGCTGTACATCGCCAAAGACCCCGAAACCCTGCTGGGTGATCGCGTCATGGCGCACCGGCTCGGCGAGGTCGAAGACCGCTTGCTGTACCGCGAAGAGGACGACCGCTTCTTCATGGGCGTTTCGCGGTCCAAGGACGGGTGCTGGCTGCTGATCGGCCTCAACGCCACACTGACCTCGGAATGCCGCTATGCCGATGCCGGCGGCCCGGAGTTTCACTTCGAGCCCGTCATCGCGCGCGAGCAGGCGCATGAATATGAAGCCGAGCCGCTGGGTGAGGACTTCATCATTCGCAGCAATCGCGGGGCGCGAAACTTCAGGCTGGTACGCGCGCCCAGATGTTCGGCCGGCGATTCCGCAACTTGGGTCGAACTCATCGCCGGACGGGACGACGCGGTGATCGAGGACTTCGACGTGCACCGAAACTGGCTGTTCGTCAACGAACGCGTCGATGGTCTGTTGCGGCTGCGTCGTCTCAGCTGGGACGGAACGCTGGATCAGCAGCTGGGTCCGGACCACGCCAGCGCCGATGCCGCCACCACGATGCTCGATGCGTTGCCGGAACTCGACGCCCCGGTGCTGCGCTACGTGCACAGCTCGCTCGCCAGCCCGGCCAGCACCTACGAACTCGATCTGCGCAGCGGCGAACAGCGGCTGATCAAGCGCCAGCCCGTGCTGGGCAGTTTTGACGAATCGGACTATGTCAGCGAACACCGGCGCGTCACCGCGCGCGACGGCGCGCGTGTGCCGGTATCCATCGTCTACCGGCGCGGTACGGCGCTGGACGGCACTGCGCCGGCGCTGGTCTATGGATACGGCGCCTACGGTCTGTCGCTGGACCCGAGCTTCTCCAGCTCTCGTCTGGCCCTGCTGGATCGTGGCTGCGTCTGCGTCATCGTGCATGTGCGCGGTGGCGAGGAACTCGGGCGCGACTGGTACGACGGCGGCCGGCTCGCCAACAAGATGAACAGCTTCCACGACTTCATCGACGTCAGCGAATGGCTGGTGCAACAAGGCTATGCCGCGCGTGACCGCCTGTTTGCCAGCGGCGGCAGCGCCGGTGGCCTGCTGATGGGCGCCGTCGCCAACCTGCGTCCCGATTTGTACGCCGGCATGCTGGCGCACGTGCCGTTCGTCGACGTGCTGAGCACCATGCTCGACGACAGCCTGCCGCTCACGACCAACGAATACGACGAATGGGGCGACCCGTCCGAGGCCGACGCCTACGGCTGGATGCGTGGCTATTCACCCTACGACAATGTGCGCGAGCAGGCCTATCCGGCGATGCGCGTCACGACGGGCCTGTGGGATTCGCAGGTGCAGTACTGGGAGGCCGTCAAGTGGGTCGCACGATTGCGCGAGGCGAACACCGGTGATGCTCCGATCCTGCTGCAAACCGAACTCGGCGCCGGTCACGGCGGCAAGTCCGGTCGCTACGAGCGCCTGCATGAAGTCGCGCGTGACTACGCGTTTCTGATCTGGCGCGCCGGCCTTCACAAGGCCTGAGCTGTAGGGTGGGCAAAGCGTAGCGTGCCCACCCTACGCCCGCTACGAAGAATCGAGCCGAACGCTTCCAGCCGGTGCACGCCGTGGCGGCGGCACAGCTCGGCAATGGTATTTCGATTGTTTTCGATCAGCGGGTGCATTGCAGAATTCTAACCCGAGGGCCACTCGGCTTTTCGCACTTTACTGTTGCGCGGCTGCGCGGAGTTGCGGCCGTACGTCGATGACATCCACTACAGATACGAGTAAACGGGATGAACTGGGAGCGTTGCGCGAGGAGATACAGGCCTTGCTCCGAGCTTTGGAGTCCTGGAAGGAAGGAGGCTGAGTACCGTTTGCGAGTTCAGGATGCCGGGTTAATGTATGCATGCGCCAACTACCGGGAAAACGTCGATGCTGCGAGCGGTCTTGCTGTTGTGTTGCTGCGCGGCCGTCACGCCGCTGGCGCAGGCCCAGTCTCTGAAGATGGATGGCCAGTGGGAGCAGGGTGGCCTGATCGTTGGTCAGACCGACGCGGGCGCCCAGGTCTGGTTCAACGAGCAGGCGCTGCCGGTTTCTTCGGACGGCGTATTCGTCTTCGGTTTCCATCGCGACGATCCGGCACTGGCAAGTATTCGGGTGCGTGACGCGCAGGGCCACGAACATACCGAGACGCATTCCGTCGCTCAGCGCGACTACCCGGTGCAACGCATCGACGGTCTGCCGGACAAGATGGTGACTCCGCCCAAGGCGGTGCTCGACCGCATCGCCGACGATGCGAATCGGGTCAAGGCTGCGCGTTCGCATGAATTGCCGCGCACGGACTTTGCGGACGGGTTCGTGTGGCCGGTGCAGGGACCGCTGTCCAGCGTCTACGGCAGCCAGCGCATCCTCAATGGCGTGCCCAAGCAGCCGCACTACGGTGTGGATATCGCGGTGCCGACCGGAACGCCGATCGTCGCCAGCGCCGGCGGCGTGGTCGAGATGGCGGACCCGGACCTTTACTACACCGGCGGAACGGTGATCATCGATCACGGTGCCGGCGTCAGTTCGACCTATCTGCACATGTCTCGGCTGGACGTGAAACCGGGGCAGGAAGTGAAGCGCGGTCAGACCATCGGTGCCGTCGGGGCCACCGGTCGTGTCACGGGGCCGCACCTGTGTTTTCGCTACAACTGGCGTGAGTCGCGGCTCGATCCGCAACTGCTGCTGCCGACACACGGCGAGAGCGCGACGCTCTGAATCGGACAGGGGAACCCTATGCGGCTGTTGGTCAATATCGTGATCGTGCTGCTGATCGCGGGCGGTGCCTACGGGATTTACAAGACGCTGTCGACGCCCGACGATCTGTTTGCCCTGACCGGCGACTTCGCCGCCTGTCCGCCGCGCCCCAGCTGCGTGTCGTCGATGGCGGGCGACGCGATACACACGATCGCGCCGCTGAACAGCGCCTTGGGCCGTGAGGAGACGATGCGTCGTCTGCGTGACCAGATCCAGGCCATGGGCGGCAGCATCAAGCATGAACTTCAGGGGTATCTGCACGCCGTATTCCAGACGCCGAAGATGCATTTCCACGACGACGTGGAGCTGTTGTACCGAGCCGACGGACGGGTCGAGGTGCGCTCGATTTCCCGCCTGGGCTATCGGGATTTCGGCGTCAACCGGAACAGGATCGAAATGCTGCGTCGTCGCTTCGACGATACGCCGGCCTCCTGAGCGACTGCGCAGGGCCGCCGGCGGGCGCTTCCGTCAAAACAATTCCCCAGATCCAGCAGTGCCGTTCGCGCGCTGACTTAGACTGATTTCCTCCCGCAAATGGGAATCTGTTGCATCTCGCATGTGATTCTGGATTAGAATAAGTCGTATTCACGTTGAGCCCGCGTCACAACGTGTCAGGCATGCGGCAATGCCCGGGGATGGTGTAGGGCCGGCCGGAACACACCGATCAGAAATAACGACGCCTCATGTTTGCAGGCGGACGCCTCACAGCGTGCCGTCGATGATCAATTAGGGAGCATCAGCATGACTTTTCGCCGCACGGCCGTCGCGACTGCGATTTTGAGCCTGTACAGCGCGCCGGACCTGGTTCACGCCCAGGCCGATCAAACGAACAATGCCCATGCCGGCGATGTTGCAATGGCGGACAGCGTGCAGGTTCTGCCGACTGTTCAGGTCGAAGGCGAGGCGATCGATCCCTACAAGGTGAATGAGGCGCAGTCGCCGAAGTTCACGGCGCCGCTGCTGGATACGCCGAAGTCGTTCACGGTGATCTCCGAGGAATTGCTGCGGGATACCGCCGCAAGCTCGTTGCAGGATGCCCTGCGCCAGGTGCCGGGCATCACCTTTGCGGCCGGCGAGGGCGGCCAGCCGATCGCCGATCGTCCAATCATCCGAGGCATCAATTCCACTTCGAACGTGTTTGTCGACGGCATGCGCGACATCGGCTCACAGACCCGCGAAGTGTTCGCCCTGGAGGCGGTGGAAGTGCTCAAGGGTTCCGATTCGGTCTATGCCGGCCGCGGTTCGGGCGGCGGCAGCGTCAATCTGGTGTCCAAGACCGCCAAGGGCGAGGACTTCACGCGCGGCACGCTGATGTTCGGCACGGCTGACACGCTGCGCGGCACCATCGACCAGAACTGGGCGATCAACGACACCGTGGCGTTTCGTCTTGGCGTGCTGGGTGCCAAGGGCGGAACGCCGGGGCGCGACAGTGCGGTGGACTTTGACAAGTGGGGCGTTTCCCCGTCGCTGGCCTTCGGTCTGGGCACGCCGACCCGTGTGACGCTGGACTACTACCACCTCAGCGACAACAGCATGCCGGACTACAGCATTCCCTACGATCTGGAGACCGGCGTGCCGGCGACCGAGACGCTGGGTGTGGATGCCGACAGCTTCTACGGTCTGGTCAATCGCGATTTCCGTGAGGGCGAGACCGACATCGCCACGGTGTTCGTGGACCATGATCTGGAGAACGGGCTGCACCTGCGCAATGCCACGCGCTGGGGCAAGTCGACCAATTCCTACGTGGTGAGCAACCCGGACGATTCGGCTGGCAACGTCGCCAATGGATCGGTCTATCGTTCCACCAAGAACCGCTGGAGCCAGACCAAGACCATCGCCAACCAGACCGACCTGACCGGGCGCCTGGTCACCGGGTTGCTGGAGCACAGCTTCGACTTCGGCGTGGAATTCACGCGCGAAAAGAAGGAGCAGGACGGCTATACGATCACCAGCGCCAATCCGCATGTCGATGCGGACGGCAACGTCACACGCAATTGCGACGATCCGCTGCTCGACCCGACCCAGCCGTCCTACGACTGCACTGACCTCTACAACCCGAACCCCTACGATCCCTGGGCCGGCACGATCGCGCGCAACGACAAGCCGTCGTTCTACCAAACCGATGCGACGGCGATCTATGCCTTCGACACGATCAAGTTCAGCGAACAGTGGCAGGCGAGCCTGGGTGTGCGCTGGGATCGCTACGAGACCGAAGTCGAAACGCCGTCGGACCCGGCTGCCAACGCGCATTCCAGCGATACCTTCATCAACTACCAGCTCGGCTTGGTCTACAAGCCCGTCAGCTCTGGCAGCATCTATGCCTCCTACGGCACGGAAACCACGCCGGCACCGCTGGGTTCGGGTGACGAGGATGCGCCGTTCCCAGGCTCTCCGGACGACTGCACACAGCGCTGCCGCGCCGACAACACCAATATCGATCCGGAAGAGACGGAAAACTTCGAAATCGGCGCGAAGTGGGAGCTGTTCAATCAGCGTCTGCTGCTGACGGCGGCGATCTTCGACCTTTCGCGCGAGAACGCCTACATCGAGGTGGAGCCGGACGTCTTCGACACCGCCGGCGAAACCAGCGTGCGTGGTGCCGAATTCAGCTTCTCCGGCAGCATTTCGGAGAAATGGAAAGTGTTCGGCGGCTATTCCTATCTGGATTCGGAACTGGTCCGTGCGGCCACCGGCAGCGTCGCCGAAGGCAAGGAACTGCCGAACACCCCGGAGCACAGCTTCACCCTGTTCAGCAACTATGCGATCACGCCGGCGATTACCGTGGGCGGCGGCGCCAACTATGTCAGCGAAGTCTACGGCAGTCTGACGTCCGACCCGGTGAAGAAGATACCGGACTACTGGCGCTTTGATGCCATGGCGTCCTGGGCGCTGATGCCGGACCTCGAACTGCAGCTCAACGTCCAGAACATCACCGACGAGGTCTATTACACCAAGGCCTATGCGGCGCACTATGCGGCATTGGGTTCGGGACGCCAGGTTCTGGTGTCCGCCAACTTCTCGTTCTGAGCCTGTCGACGAGGGCCCGGTCCGGCACAATGGACCGGGTTCTTCGTCACTATTCGAATGCTGATCTCGATTCCAGATGTACTCGACGCGCAACAGCTCGCGCACTGCCGGCGCCAGCTGGAGTCCGCGCAGTGGATCGACGGCAATGTCACCTCAGGACATCAGTCGGCGCGAGCCAAGCGCAACCGTCAGCTGCCGGAGGACTCGGCAGCCGCGCGCGAGGTCGGGGCCACGATACTGCGAGCCCTGTCGGCCAATCCGAGATTCATCGCAGCGGCCCTGCCGGCGCATGTCTTTCCGCCGCTGTTCAACCGTTACGGTGTGAAGGAACGTTTCGGGGCGCATGTGGACAATGCGGTACGACAGCATCGCGGCAGCGGCGCGCGTATCCGCACCGACCTGTCAGCGACGCTGTTCTTCGCCGAGCCCGCGGAATACGACGGCGGCGAACTGGTGGTGGAAGACACCTATGGCAGCCACAGCGTCAAGCTGCCGGCCGGCCATCTCGTGGTCTATCCGTCGAGCAGTCTGCATCATGTCACCGAAGTCACGCGCGGCGAGCGTCTGGCCTCGTTTTTCTGGATTCAGAGCATGGTTCGCGACGAATCGCAGCGTCGTCTGTTGTGGGATCTCGATCAGTCGATTCAGCAGTTGGCGATGACGATGCCCGACCACGCCGCCGTGCTGCGCCTGACCGGCACCTATCACAATCTGTTGCGCCGCTGGGCCGAGGTCTGAGCGCGCACGATGGAACCGCCAGCCGCGATTCTGGAGACGGCGCGCCGTCAGCAACGGCGCTCGGCCTGGCTGCGTACGCTCACGCAGTGGCACTGGATCAGTTCCGGGCTGTGCCTGATCGGCATGCTGCTGTTCGCCGTGACCGGAATCACGCTCAACCACGCGGCTTCGATCGGTGCCACACCCCAGATCGATACCGTGGAGGCGCAGTTGCCGGAGGCCCTGCTGGAGTCCCTGCGCACGCAGACGGCTTCACGCCCGGACAAGGCGCCGCTGCCCGCTGCGCTCAGTGCCTGGCTGGACCATCGCGTACCGCATTCGGTGAGTGGTCTGCCGGCCGACTGGAGCGAGGACGAAATCTATCTGGCGATGCCCAGGCCCGGCGGCGACGCCTGGATCAGCGTCGATCTGCGATCGGGCGAGTTGCTGTACGAGGAGACCGATCGCGGCTGGATTTCCTATTTCAACGACCTGCACAAGGGGCGCAATACCGGCGTCATGTGGCGCTGGTTCATCGATGTATTCGCAGTCGCCTGCGTGGTGTTCTGCATCACCGGCCTGCTGCTGTTGCAACTGCACTCATCGCGTCGACGCTCGACCTGGCCGCTGGTGGGGCTCGGTCTGCTGCTGCCGCTGTTGCTGGCATTGCTGTTCATACACTGAAGAGGCTTGAATGAAACGCTTGTCATTGATCATCGGCGCGTTGCTGAGTGGCGCCGCCCATACCGCCTCGGGCGCCAAAATGGACCTGAGCGTCGAGGTGCCGCGCCTGTCCGTCGCCGAATATCACAAGCCCTACGTGGCCGCGTGGATCGAGCGTGAGGACCGCAGCGTGGCGGCAACCTTGTTTGTCTGGTACGAACTGGACAAGCGCGGCCGTGAGTCCGGTGACAAGTGGCTCAAGGATCTGCGCCAGTGGTGGCGTCGCGGCGGTCGCGGTCTGGACATGCCGGTCGACGGCATCAGCAGCGCAACACGCGCGCCGGGTGTTCACGCGCTGAGCTTCGGTGCGGACAGCGCGGCGCTCAAGGCGCTCACGCCGGGCCACTATCGGCTGCAGGTGGAGGCGGC is part of the Banduia mediterranea genome and encodes:
- a CDS encoding 6-carboxytetrahydropterin synthase, which codes for MTSLFVEHLTVIDSAILDAARGLVGESWIVDVELHGELDDQSMVLDFGEVKRRLKRAIDSSVDHTLLVPRLAPELQFDETIERTQLIFKSDLGAIEHVSPPAAVSLLDTAEIDPVAIGTFLAPSFLGIVPPSVDAIDLRLHHEDIDGIFYHYVHGLKKHNGLCQRIAHGHRSRLHIRVNGERDSELETEWAMRWTDIYLGSREDIIARGNGRIRYGYDSAEGRFELAMPETRSDLLDADSTVERIAEHIARRVAELRPGAEIEVRAYEGVMKGAVARL
- the gltX gene encoding glutamate--tRNA ligase, which gives rise to MSIVTRFAPSPTGFLHIGGARTALFSYLYARRRGGRFLLRIEDTDRERSTQSAVDAIFEGMAWLGLKSDFEIVYQTQRFDRYREVIAQMLEAGTAYHCYASKEELDALRAQQQANREKPRYDGRWRPEPGKTLPAPPDGVKPVVRFRNPVDGDVVIDDLIKGRITVANRELDDLIIARADGTPTYNFCVVVDDLDMGISHVIRGDDHVNNTPRQMNIFRALGAEPPAYAHVSMILGGDGAKLSKRHGALGVMEYRAMGFLPEAMLNYLVRLGWSHGDQELFTREEMERYFDFDHVSSAPARFDMEKAYWVNHQYLKTADLAVVEPEFDWHLRRMNLDPAAGPALSEVILAQRERCRTLLEMAEKSAFLYSEIESYNEKDASKHLTIAAADILKALIERLGALPVWDAEAIHGAVHGVAEMHGVGLGKVAQPIRVAVAGMAVSPPIDETLRLLGRDRTIMRLGAALNHIGLRA
- the thrS gene encoding threonine--tRNA ligase yields the protein MSIEISFPDGNKKSFDMPVTGLEIAQGISPGLAKKAIIVKVDGAQRDLTRPIEKSAAIEIVTRDQPEALEVLRHDAAHVLAQAVQELFPGTQITFGPSTEVGFYYDFARDEPFTEADLETIEKRMREIVQRDLPIAREVWNRDEAIAYFQKIGEKYKAEWIREGISPDEELSIYRQGGDWLDMCMGPHLPSTGRLGSAFKLTKVSGAYWRGDANNAQLQRIYGVAFANDKDLKAYLHMMEEAEKRDHRRLGKQLDLFHIQEEAVGQVFWHPKGYSIYRSLEAYIRRKIGAKGYVEVKTPLLLDRKLWERSGHWEKYHENMFIAEVEESENHHSSLALKPMNCPGHVQIFNQGITSYRDLPLRMAEFGSCHRYEPSGALHGLMRVRGFTQDDAHIFCTPEQMPVEAANAGRLIFEVYRELGFDKVDVKLSTRPEQRIGADAVWDRAEAELVKACEMMGVDYTLQPGEGAFYGPKLEFTLHDAIGRAWQCGTVQVDFNLPERFEAEYVAEDGSRQRPAMLHRAVLGSMERFIGILIEQYAGTFPLWIAPVQAVVATIVSDADDYAATVQAAFAKAGLRSELDLRNEKINYKVREHSVGRIPVIAVIGRKEAEDGTVALRRLGTQHQKTLPLDEAIALLTAEALPPDLRPG
- a CDS encoding calcium/sodium antiporter codes for the protein MLIITAQLVAGLVLLVFGAEWLVRGAARLASSFGVAPLIVGLTVVAFGTSAPELAVSVQAAYSGSADIALGNVVGSNICNVLLILGLAAIVAPLVVHRQLVILDVPLMIGISVLVLVLGLDGRIGRGDGVLLFVGLIGYVSFLLIKSRRSGGEVPEELKDAIGEEGAKPAPVWKDLLLIVLGLAALVGGSNLFVSGAVTIATLLGWSELVIGLTVIAVGTSLPEIATSVMAVIRGQRDIAVGNAVGSNIFNLLSVLGIASIVAPDGISVPADAINFDLPVMIAVAVACLPIFFSGHRIDRWEGGLFFAYYVIYTAYLILRSTQHELLGAFSTTLAWLVLPLTAVTLLAIGLNAWRVQRR